From Deltaproteobacteria bacterium, a single genomic window includes:
- a CDS encoding MoaD/ThiS family protein encodes MPRVTFTANLRRLVDCPAAEVAGATVGEALEAVFTRTPQLRGYIVDDQGALRRHVVVFVGGEAVRDRVRLTDAVAPDAEIAVMQALSGG; translated from the coding sequence GTGCCCCGCGTGACGTTCACCGCGAACCTGAGACGGCTCGTCGACTGCCCGGCAGCAGAGGTGGCGGGCGCAACGGTGGGCGAGGCGCTGGAGGCGGTGTTCACGCGGACCCCGCAACTGCGCGGCTACATCGTCGACGACCAAGGGGCGTTGCGGCGGCACGTAGTGGTCTTCGTCGGCGGCGAGGCGGTGCGCGATCGCGTGCGGCTGACGGACGCCGTCGCGCCGGACGCAGAGATCGCAGTGATGCAGGCGCTCTCGGGAGGATGA